One genomic region from Piliocolobus tephrosceles isolate RC106 unplaced genomic scaffold, ASM277652v3 unscaffolded_41755, whole genome shotgun sequence encodes:
- the LOC111535363 gene encoding zinc finger protein 816-like, protein MLENYRNLESVDSFLKFVMEFSSTGHSNTGEGFHTGTLETHESHPIGDFCFPEIKKDIHHFEFQSQEVERNGHESPMTETKELTGSTDRHDQRHAGNKPIKDQLGSSFHSHLPELHIFPTEGKISNQVDKSVSGASSASASQRISCRLKTHISNKYGKNFLHSSLSTQIQEVRMREKPCQYNECGKAFNYSSLLRSHHITHSREKQYKCDVCGKIFNQKRYLECHRRCHTGKKTYKCNECGKTFSQTSSFTCHRRLHTAQKPYKCNECGKTFSWKSSLRCHRRLHT, encoded by the coding sequence atagctttttaaaattcgtGATGGAGTTCTCGTCAACTGGGCACAGTAATACCGGAGAAGGGTTCCACACAGGGACATTGGAAACACATGAAAGTCATCCCATTGGAGATTTTTGCTTCCCAGAAATCAAAAAAGATATTCATCACTTTGAGTTTCAGTCACAAGAAGTTGAAAGAAATGGCCATGAATCACCTATGACAGAAACCAAAGAGCTGACTGGTAGTACAGACCGACATGATCAAAGGCATGCTGGAAACAAGCCTATTAAAGATCAGCTTGGATCAAGCTTTCATTCGCATCTGCCTGAACTGCACATATTTCCGACCGAAGGGAAAATTAGTAACCAAGTGGACAAGTCTGTCAGTGGTGCTTCCTcagcttcagcatcccaaagaaTTTCTTGTAGACTCAAAACCCATATTTCTAATAAGTATGGGAAGAATTTCCTCCATTCTTCATTATCCACACAAATACAGGAAGTACGCATGAGAGAAAAACCTTGCCAATATAATGAGTGTGGCAAAGCGTTTAATTATAGCTCACTCTTAAGGAGCCATCACATAACCCATTCAAGagagaaacaatataaatgtgATGTATGTGGCAAGATCTTTAATCAGAAGCGATATCTTGAATGTCATCGTAGATGTCACACTGGTAAGAAaacttacaagtgtaatgagtgtgggaAGACCTTCAGTCAAACATCATCTTTTACCTGCCATCGTAGACTTCATACTGcacagaaaccttacaagtgtaatgaatgtggcaagacATTCAGTTGGAAGTCATCCCTTAGATGCCAtcgtagacttcatact